In a genomic window of Streptomyces sp. SJL17-4:
- a CDS encoding VCBS repeat-containing protein, with translation MRSAHLTRARLAACTALVLSAGMLLATPASADRPAPPHPAVEKPAADFTPPPLTRPVPGTARAGAAGTAEADGAAATGSRVPAPLSDFDGDGVSDLIYRGWNGNVYTATAAGEGGVFSAGSLPKDIVPIGNQDAVGGGPEVLMLSEQGALTMYADATPTSAAYAWQGKGWQIYNKLFSPGDVNDDNLADLLARDTAGNLWLYYATGKRSAPFSARVKLGPGWNIYDQLVGFGDNNSDGWTDFYARDTAGTLWFYAGTADKSRPFATRVSVGPGWNIYNTIIPVGDDNGDGSGELLARDAKGTFWYYTGKGNGTLATRIQAGSVGGWEGVPQFGGASNNPVAATKEGVLARDSAGTMFWYGSRTNGYLTARDQYGDSGGWRGADYTHLASLDPDNSSDIAQLFDNGLYIDGVLIGTGWGVYNALVGPGDLSGDGKGDLLARDRSGNLYLYQGNGQSTAFATRIKVGGGWGSFNKIVGAGDYTGDGRTDIAARTSGGDLYVYPGTGVAATPFGARKWVGSGWNTYTKLVAPGDLNADGKGDLLGVASNGDLYSYLNTAPGKFGNRNRLGPGFQIYNAMS, from the coding sequence TTGCGTTCTGCGCACCTCACGCGTGCCCGCCTCGCGGCCTGCACCGCACTCGTTCTCTCCGCGGGCATGCTGCTCGCGACCCCGGCGTCGGCCGATCGGCCCGCGCCGCCCCACCCCGCCGTCGAGAAGCCGGCGGCCGACTTCACCCCGCCGCCGCTGACGCGGCCGGTGCCCGGCACGGCCCGCGCCGGTGCCGCCGGTACCGCCGAGGCCGACGGTGCCGCCGCCACGGGGTCCAGGGTCCCCGCGCCGCTGTCGGACTTCGACGGCGACGGCGTGAGCGACCTGATCTACCGCGGCTGGAACGGCAACGTCTACACCGCGACGGCCGCGGGCGAGGGCGGTGTCTTCAGCGCGGGCTCGCTGCCGAAGGACATCGTCCCGATCGGCAACCAGGACGCGGTCGGCGGCGGCCCCGAGGTCCTGATGCTCTCGGAGCAGGGCGCGCTCACGATGTACGCCGACGCCACGCCCACCTCGGCGGCGTACGCGTGGCAGGGCAAGGGCTGGCAGATCTACAACAAGCTCTTCTCGCCCGGCGACGTGAACGACGACAACCTGGCGGACCTGCTCGCCCGCGACACCGCCGGCAACCTGTGGCTGTACTACGCGACCGGCAAGCGCAGCGCGCCGTTCTCGGCGCGGGTGAAGCTCGGCCCCGGCTGGAACATCTACGACCAGCTCGTCGGCTTCGGCGACAACAACAGCGACGGCTGGACCGACTTCTACGCCCGTGACACCGCCGGCACCCTGTGGTTCTACGCCGGCACGGCCGACAAGAGCAGGCCCTTCGCGACCCGGGTGTCGGTCGGCCCCGGCTGGAACATCTACAACACGATCATTCCCGTCGGCGACGACAACGGCGACGGCAGCGGCGAGCTGCTCGCCCGCGACGCCAAGGGCACCTTCTGGTACTACACCGGCAAGGGCAACGGCACCCTGGCGACCCGTATACAGGCCGGCTCCGTGGGCGGCTGGGAAGGCGTCCCGCAGTTCGGCGGCGCGAGCAACAACCCGGTCGCCGCCACCAAGGAAGGCGTCCTGGCGCGGGACTCGGCCGGCACGATGTTCTGGTACGGCAGCCGGACCAACGGCTACCTCACCGCGCGCGACCAGTACGGCGACTCGGGCGGCTGGCGGGGTGCCGACTACACGCACCTGGCCTCGCTGGACCCGGACAACTCGTCCGACATCGCGCAGCTCTTCGACAACGGCCTGTACATCGACGGCGTCCTCATCGGTACGGGCTGGGGCGTCTACAACGCGCTCGTCGGTCCGGGCGACCTGAGCGGCGACGGCAAGGGCGATCTGCTGGCCCGCGACCGCTCCGGCAACCTGTACCTCTACCAGGGCAACGGGCAGAGCACGGCGTTCGCGACGCGGATCAAGGTCGGCGGCGGCTGGGGTTCCTTCAACAAGATCGTCGGCGCCGGTGACTACACCGGTGACGGCCGTACGGACATCGCGGCCCGCACCTCGGGCGGCGACCTGTACGTGTACCCGGGCACGGGTGTCGCGGCCACGCCGTTCGGTGCGCGGAAGTGGGTCGGCAGCGGCTGGAACACGTACACCAAGCTGGTCGCGCCGGGCGACCTGAACGCCGACGGCAAGGGTGACCTGCTGGGCGTGGCCTCGAACGGCGACCTCTACAGCTACCTGAACACCGCCCCGGGCAAGTTCGGCAACCGGAACAGGCTCGGCCCCGGCTTCCAGATCTACAACGCCATGTCGTAG
- a CDS encoding MarR family transcriptional regulator — protein MEDEVDRLVAAWRRERPDLDVEPLEVLSRVSRLARHLDRARRLAFSEHQLEPWEFDVLTSLRRAGAPYQLSPGQLLTQTLVTSGTMTNRIDRLTKKGLVERLPDPSDRRGVLVRLTPEGRDRADEALAGLLAQERAILAQLSRGQRGELAALLRQLTAPFDNVPG, from the coding sequence ATGGAGGACGAGGTCGACCGACTGGTCGCAGCATGGCGCCGCGAGCGCCCCGACCTCGACGTGGAACCGCTCGAGGTGCTCAGCCGCGTCTCGCGGCTCGCCCGGCACCTCGACCGCGCCCGTCGGCTCGCCTTCTCCGAGCACCAGCTGGAGCCCTGGGAGTTCGACGTCCTCACCTCCCTGCGCCGCGCCGGAGCCCCGTACCAGCTCTCCCCCGGCCAGCTCCTGACCCAGACGCTGGTCACCTCCGGCACCATGACCAACCGCATCGACCGGCTCACCAAGAAGGGCCTCGTCGAGCGGCTCCCCGACCCCAGCGACCGGCGCGGCGTCCTGGTCCGGCTCACCCCCGAGGGCCGCGACCGCGCCGACGAGGCGCTCGCCGGACTGCTCGCCCAGGAGCGGGCCATCCTGGCCCAGCTCTCCCGGGGCCAGCGCGGCGAACTGGCCGCGCTGCTACGCCAGCTGACCGCCCCGTTCGACAACGTCCCCGGATAG
- a CDS encoding trans-aconitate 2-methyltransferase, producing MHSVESAAPSAPTWDPQQYLRHSGHRTRPFLDLLTRIPHLPAQDRPARIADLGCGPGNVTVLLADRWADAHITGFDLSPEMLQQAEKDWSGTTRGGGWIDFRPADAAHWTPTEPYDLIVSNAALQWVPNHPESFAGWIDGLRPGGTLAFQVPGNFTSPSHALLGELCDTPEWRGRLGDQGRRFVHILDAPDYLTRLTDLGCETDVWETTYCQLLQGEDPVLDWVKGTALRPVLTTLGDDQDAIDAFLGQYRDLLREAYPRGPHGTVFPFRRIFAVARKPH from the coding sequence ATGCATTCCGTGGAATCCGCCGCACCATCCGCGCCGACATGGGATCCACAGCAGTACCTCCGGCACTCGGGCCACCGCACACGGCCCTTCCTCGACCTGCTCACCCGAATACCGCACCTGCCCGCCCAGGACCGGCCCGCCCGGATCGCCGACCTCGGGTGCGGCCCGGGCAACGTGACGGTCCTCCTCGCCGACCGCTGGGCGGACGCCCACATCACCGGCTTCGACCTCTCGCCCGAGATGCTGCAGCAGGCCGAGAAGGACTGGTCCGGCACCACCCGCGGCGGCGGCTGGATCGACTTCCGGCCCGCCGACGCCGCCCACTGGACCCCCACCGAGCCCTACGACCTGATCGTCTCCAACGCCGCCCTCCAGTGGGTGCCCAACCACCCCGAGTCCTTCGCCGGCTGGATCGACGGACTCCGGCCCGGCGGCACCCTCGCCTTCCAGGTCCCCGGCAACTTCACCTCGCCCAGCCACGCCCTGCTCGGCGAACTCTGCGACACCCCCGAGTGGCGCGGCCGGCTCGGCGACCAGGGCCGGCGCTTCGTCCATATCCTCGACGCCCCCGACTACCTCACCCGCCTCACCGACCTCGGCTGCGAGACGGATGTCTGGGAGACCACGTACTGCCAGCTGCTCCAGGGCGAGGACCCCGTCCTCGACTGGGTCAAGGGCACGGCACTGCGGCCCGTCCTCACCACCCTGGGCGACGACCAGGACGCGATCGACGCCTTCCTCGGCCAGTACCGGGACCTCCTCCGGGAGGCCTACCCCCGGGGCCCGCACGGCACGGTGTTCCCGTTCCGGCGGATCTTCGCCGTGGCCCGCAAGCCCCACTGA
- the galK gene encoding galactokinase — MSVAADFEALYGAAPDGVWAAPGRVNLIGEYTDFNDGFVLPLALPHTTVAAVARRDDGVLRLHSADIDGGIVQLAVDSLEPLSGGGWAAYPAGVVWALREAGHPVTGADVHLTSTVPTGAGLSSSAALEVVTALALNDLFALGLSRPELARLAQRAENAFVGVPCGVMDQMASACAEEGHALYLDTRDLSYRQVPFDLAREGLRLLVVDTRVKHALGDGAYAERRAGCEAGARALGARALRDVSAANLPEALGLLGDEAILRYVRHVVTDNARVERTIALLDAGDTRAVGPVLTEGHASLRDDLRVSCPELDLVVGAANAAGALGARMTGGGFGGSAVVLVDTDRADAVAAAVEKAFAEAGHAAPGIFPAVPSAGARRL; from the coding sequence GGTCAACCTCATCGGGGAGTACACCGACTTCAACGACGGGTTCGTGCTGCCGCTCGCGCTGCCGCACACCACCGTCGCCGCCGTCGCCCGCCGCGACGACGGGGTGCTGCGCCTGCACTCCGCCGACATCGACGGCGGCATCGTGCAGCTCGCGGTCGACTCCCTCGAACCGCTCTCCGGCGGCGGCTGGGCCGCGTATCCGGCCGGTGTCGTCTGGGCGCTGCGGGAGGCCGGGCACCCGGTCACCGGCGCGGACGTCCACCTCACCTCGACCGTGCCGACCGGCGCCGGGCTCTCCTCCTCGGCGGCCCTGGAGGTCGTCACCGCGCTCGCCCTGAACGACCTGTTCGCGCTCGGGCTCTCCCGGCCCGAGCTCGCCCGGCTCGCCCAGCGCGCCGAGAACGCCTTCGTCGGCGTCCCCTGCGGGGTGATGGACCAGATGGCCTCCGCCTGCGCCGAGGAGGGCCACGCCCTGTATCTGGACACCCGGGACCTCTCGTACCGTCAGGTCCCCTTCGACCTGGCCCGGGAGGGGCTGCGGCTGCTCGTCGTCGACACCCGCGTGAAGCACGCGCTGGGCGACGGCGCGTACGCCGAACGGCGCGCCGGTTGCGAAGCCGGTGCGCGGGCGCTCGGCGCCCGGGCCCTGCGTGACGTGAGCGCCGCGAATCTGCCCGAAGCCCTCGGACTGCTGGGCGACGAGGCGATTCTGCGCTACGTGCGGCACGTCGTCACCGACAACGCCCGTGTGGAGCGGACGATCGCGCTGCTCGACGCCGGGGACACCCGGGCCGTCGGTCCCGTCCTCACCGAGGGCCATGCCTCCCTCCGGGACGATCTGCGGGTCTCCTGCCCGGAGCTCGACCTGGTCGTCGGGGCGGCGAACGCCGCCGGGGCGCTGGGCGCCCGGATGACCGGCGGCGGCTTCGGCGGCTCCGCCGTCGTCCTCGTCGACACCGACCGGGCGGACGCGGTCGCCGCCGCCGTCGAGAAGGCCTTCGCCGAGGCCGGCCACGCGGCCCCCGGCATCTTTCCGGCCGTCCCCTCGGCGGGTGCGCGGCGCCTCTGA
- a CDS encoding VCBS repeat-containing protein, with amino-acid sequence MLFTYSKRARRVAACTALAVSAGMLLAGTASADTPAPVPSVEKATPSFAPPKLTLPKKDTARAAKDGARAGIASAEATPLLLSDLDLDGVEDIIFRTADGALYSSTTTAAGGDFELYRYDDVAKDIIPIGNQGGSTAEPEVLVLSETGTLTLYTDADPTGTPYSSVVGGGWQAYNKIASPGDVNGDGRADVIARTQDGVLYLYLGTGSTSAPLSGRILVGGGWGVYDQLVGLGDGTGDGRADLYARDTTGTLWFYAGTGDKNKPFGTRKSIGGGWNTYNQILPNGGGDVLARDNAGTLFYYPANGDGTLGGRTQTGDTGDLLGVAQLAGAGNNPYTGKEGVYATTPGGALYWYTNSTTGKLMPREEFLGAGGMSGLTVTNLSSLNADGLSDLAVQENGDPSGFLYIEGNTIGSGWGVYNALVGPGDLSGDGKADLLARDRSGVLYLYKGNGKGTAFATRIKVGGGWGSFNKIVGAGDFTGDGRTDIAARTSGGDLYVYPGTGVAATPFGARKWVGSGWNTYTKVVAPGDLNADGKADLLGVTSGGDLYRYLNTAPGKFAPRFRLGGGFQVYNTMS; translated from the coding sequence TTGCTTTTCACGTACTCCAAGCGTGCCCGCCGTGTCGCCGCCTGCACCGCGCTCGCCGTCTCGGCCGGCATGCTGCTCGCGGGCACGGCGTCCGCCGACACCCCGGCGCCGGTTCCGTCGGTCGAGAAGGCGACGCCTTCGTTCGCGCCGCCGAAGCTGACGCTCCCGAAGAAGGACACCGCCCGCGCGGCCAAGGACGGTGCGCGGGCGGGCATCGCCTCGGCCGAGGCCACGCCCCTGCTGCTGTCCGACCTGGACCTGGACGGCGTCGAGGACATCATCTTCCGCACGGCGGACGGCGCGCTCTACTCGAGCACGACCACGGCGGCCGGTGGCGACTTCGAGCTCTACCGCTACGACGACGTCGCGAAGGACATCATCCCGATCGGCAACCAGGGCGGCAGCACGGCCGAACCCGAGGTGCTCGTCCTCTCCGAGACCGGCACGCTCACCCTGTACACCGACGCCGACCCGACCGGCACCCCGTACTCCTCGGTGGTGGGCGGTGGCTGGCAGGCCTACAACAAGATCGCCTCGCCCGGCGATGTGAACGGCGACGGCCGCGCCGACGTGATCGCCCGCACCCAGGACGGCGTCCTCTACCTGTACCTGGGCACCGGCAGCACGTCCGCGCCGCTGTCCGGCCGGATCCTGGTCGGCGGCGGCTGGGGCGTCTACGACCAGCTCGTGGGCCTCGGCGACGGCACCGGCGACGGCCGCGCCGACCTGTACGCCCGCGACACCACCGGCACGCTGTGGTTCTACGCCGGTACGGGCGACAAGAACAAGCCGTTCGGCACCCGCAAGTCCATCGGCGGCGGCTGGAACACCTACAACCAGATCCTGCCCAACGGCGGCGGCGACGTGCTGGCCCGGGACAACGCGGGCACGCTCTTCTACTACCCGGCCAACGGCGACGGCACCCTGGGCGGGCGCACGCAGACCGGTGACACGGGCGACCTGCTGGGCGTCGCGCAGCTCGCCGGCGCCGGCAACAACCCGTACACGGGCAAGGAGGGCGTCTACGCGACGACCCCCGGCGGGGCGCTGTACTGGTACACGAACTCCACCACCGGCAAGCTGATGCCGCGCGAGGAGTTCCTCGGTGCGGGCGGCATGAGCGGCCTGACCGTCACGAACCTCTCCTCGCTGAACGCGGACGGCCTCTCCGACCTGGCCGTCCAGGAGAACGGCGACCCGTCCGGCTTCCTGTACATCGAGGGCAACACGATCGGCAGCGGCTGGGGCGTCTACAACGCCCTCGTGGGCCCCGGCGACCTGAGCGGCGACGGCAAGGCCGACCTGCTGGCCCGTGACCGTTCCGGCGTCCTGTACCTGTACAAGGGCAACGGCAAGGGCACGGCTTTCGCGACGCGGATCAAGGTCGGCGGCGGCTGGGGTTCCTTCAACAAGATCGTCGGCGCCGGTGACTTCACCGGTGACGGCCGTACGGACATCGCGGCCCGCACCTCGGGCGGTGACCTGTACGTGTACCCGGGCACGGGTGTCGCGGCCACGCCGTTCGGTGCGCGGAAGTGGGTCGGCAGTGGCTGGAACACGTACACCAAGGTGGTCGCCCCCGGCGACCTGAACGCCGACGGCAAGGCCGACCTGCTGGGCGTGACCTCGGGCGGCGACCTGTACCGCTACCTGAACACGGCGCCGGGCAAGTTCGCGCCGCGGTTCAGGCTCGGTGGCGGCTTCCAGGTCTACAACACGATGTCGTAG
- a CDS encoding response regulator transcription factor, translating into MARIRVLVVDDHRVFAESLAAALAAEPDVDVAAAGSGPAALRCLERGAAEGRRFDVLLVDAELGAGPAGAVARAVPDDAEGAVDGISLVAGVRRVQPAVRTVVLAEKDDPHRAALALQAGASGWVAKDCSLQRLLAVVRGVLRDETHLPPALLTGVLRELTAARKHRTDSERLVESLTPREREVLRCMVAGLGRKAVAERLFLSPHTVRTHMQNVLGKLGVHSTLAAVALARRAGVGPAQLGGAPLSGLSGDVVERGGQLA; encoded by the coding sequence GTGGCACGTATCCGTGTCCTCGTGGTGGACGACCACCGCGTCTTCGCCGAATCGCTGGCCGCCGCACTCGCGGCCGAGCCCGATGTCGACGTCGCCGCCGCGGGAAGCGGTCCGGCCGCCCTGCGCTGCCTGGAGCGCGGCGCCGCGGAGGGCCGCAGGTTCGACGTGCTGCTCGTCGACGCCGAGCTGGGCGCCGGTCCCGCCGGGGCCGTGGCCCGCGCGGTGCCGGACGACGCCGAGGGCGCCGTCGACGGGATCTCCCTGGTCGCGGGGGTGCGCAGGGTCCAGCCCGCGGTCCGTACCGTCGTCCTGGCGGAGAAGGACGACCCGCACCGGGCGGCCCTCGCCCTCCAGGCCGGGGCCTCCGGCTGGGTCGCGAAGGACTGCTCGCTCCAGCGACTCCTCGCGGTGGTCCGCGGGGTGCTGCGGGACGAGACGCATCTGCCGCCCGCGCTGCTCACGGGTGTCCTGCGGGAGCTGACCGCGGCCCGCAAGCACCGCACGGACAGCGAGCGGCTGGTGGAGTCGCTGACCCCGCGCGAGCGGGAGGTGCTGCGCTGCATGGTGGCGGGCCTGGGGCGCAAGGCGGTCGCCGAGCGCCTCTTCCTGTCCCCGCACACCGTCCGTACGCATATGCAGAACGTGCTGGGGAAGCTGGGCGTGCACTCGACCCTGGCGGCGGTCGCCCTGGCCCGCCGGGCGGGGGTGGGGCCGGCCCAGCTGGGTGGGGCGCCGCTGTCCGGACTATCCGGGGACGTTGTCGAACGGGGCGGTCAGCTGGCGTAG
- a CDS encoding fatty acid desaturase → MTTSPELLETDQDHLPSGTLGGDKKRSIEQITLLLFITVPFVALIAAVPLAWSWGGVSWLDLGLMVAMYYIGCHGITIGYHRYFTHGSFKAKRPLRIALAIMGSLAVEGPLVRWVADHRKHHKFSDAEGDPHSPWRFGETVPALMKGLWWAHIGWMFDEERTPQAKYAPDLIKDPALRRISRDFIFWTMLSLAIPPLVGGLVTMSWWGAFTAFFWGSLVRVALLHHVTWSINSICHAVGKRPFKSRDRSGNVWWLAVLSCGESWHNLHHADPTSARHGVLRGQVDSSARLIRWFELAGWAYDVRWPAKERIEARRQSAPADAA, encoded by the coding sequence ATGACCACGAGCCCTGAGTTGCTCGAAACCGATCAGGACCACCTGCCCTCCGGCACGCTCGGCGGGGACAAGAAGCGATCGATCGAGCAGATCACGCTGCTGCTGTTCATCACGGTGCCCTTCGTCGCGCTGATCGCGGCGGTGCCGCTGGCGTGGAGCTGGGGCGGCGTGTCGTGGCTCGATCTGGGTCTGATGGTGGCGATGTACTACATCGGCTGCCACGGCATCACGATCGGCTACCACCGTTACTTCACGCATGGTTCGTTCAAGGCCAAGCGGCCGCTGCGGATCGCGCTCGCGATCATGGGCTCGCTGGCCGTGGAGGGGCCACTGGTGCGCTGGGTGGCGGACCACCGCAAGCACCACAAGTTCTCGGACGCGGAGGGCGACCCGCACTCGCCGTGGCGTTTCGGTGAGACGGTGCCGGCCCTGATGAAGGGGCTGTGGTGGGCGCACATCGGCTGGATGTTCGACGAGGAGCGGACGCCGCAGGCGAAGTACGCGCCCGACCTGATCAAGGACCCGGCGCTCCGGCGGATCTCCCGTGACTTCATCTTCTGGACGATGCTGTCGCTCGCGATCCCGCCGCTGGTGGGCGGTCTGGTGACGATGTCCTGGTGGGGCGCGTTCACCGCGTTCTTCTGGGGTTCGCTGGTGCGGGTCGCGCTGCTGCACCACGTGACCTGGTCGATCAACTCGATCTGTCACGCGGTGGGCAAGCGTCCGTTCAAGTCGCGGGACCGTTCGGGCAACGTGTGGTGGCTGGCGGTGCTGTCCTGCGGCGAGTCCTGGCACAACCTGCACCACGCCGACCCGACGTCGGCGCGGCACGGGGTGCTGCGCGGCCAGGTCGACTCCAGCGCGCGGCTGATCCGCTGGTTCGAGCTGGCGGGCTGGGCGTACGACGTGCGCTGGCCGGCGAAGGAGCGCATCGAAGCCCGCCGCCAGAGCGCGCCCGCAGACGCGGCATGA
- a CDS encoding TetR/AcrR family transcriptional regulator, producing the protein MEDVAIDGRTSGTGSGEQKPRRGRRVRMTGAERREQLLDIGRTLFAEKGFEGTSVEEIAAKAGVSKPVVYEHFGGKEGLYAVVVDREMRQLLDGVTGALTAGHPRELLEQAAFALLDYIENYTDGFRILVRDSPVAQSTGTFASLISDIATQVEDILGLEFKARGFDPKLAPLYAQALVGSVALTGQWWLDVRKPKKAEVAAHLVNLAWHGLDGLEPKPRLIGHRKS; encoded by the coding sequence ATGGAAGACGTGGCGATCGACGGCAGGACCAGTGGCACCGGCAGCGGCGAGCAGAAGCCCCGGCGGGGCCGCCGGGTGCGGATGACGGGTGCGGAGCGCCGGGAGCAGCTGCTGGACATCGGCCGGACACTCTTCGCCGAGAAGGGCTTCGAGGGCACGTCGGTGGAGGAGATCGCGGCGAAGGCCGGGGTCTCCAAGCCGGTGGTGTACGAGCACTTCGGGGGCAAGGAGGGGCTGTACGCGGTCGTGGTCGACCGGGAGATGCGCCAGCTTCTCGACGGGGTGACGGGCGCGCTGACGGCGGGGCATCCGCGGGAGCTCCTGGAGCAGGCGGCGTTCGCGCTGCTCGACTACATCGAGAACTACACGGACGGTTTCCGGATTCTCGTACGGGACTCCCCGGTGGCGCAGTCGACGGGCACGTTCGCGTCGCTGATCAGTGACATCGCCACGCAGGTGGAGGACATCCTGGGCCTGGAGTTCAAGGCCCGCGGTTTCGACCCGAAGCTGGCGCCGCTGTACGCGCAGGCGCTGGTGGGCAGTGTGGCGCTGACGGGTCAGTGGTGGCTGGACGTCCGCAAGCCGAAGAAGGCGGAGGTCGCGGCGCATCTGGTGAACCTGGCGTGGCACGGTCTGGACGGTCTGGAGCCGAAGCCGCGGTTGATAGGGCACCGGAAGAGCTGA